Proteins found in one Neodiprion lecontei isolate iyNeoLeco1 chromosome 6, iyNeoLeco1.1, whole genome shotgun sequence genomic segment:
- the LOC107227031 gene encoding putative odorant receptor 92a isoform X1, translated as MFGKVKLETAVRFTMMCTRLSACLAPSTSASSLEIILHKVYWWIALCISLSFSLPIMYDLYLNRDDVNNIMLNMAELCPICTTTVKLFLCKYNEQKLQACVAELEHFVATASRRERQLLQHYVDRCISVHYFMLFCIVSTIFGFSSVPIFLPQPYPTHATYPFKVETDLLKNMIRAFQILAIVQTALFVSIDAQFSTLIWFTGARFELLSEELRKVSDVAQIHACVRKHQNVLRFAEDVNLLTRFVVSGVGISTAIGTICGGIQLLQDVTAMVKARFVSFVMVGALELFTYAWPAEHLVKISEDVGYSAYSARWTGQKPEMTNLLFIVMQRARKPASISVSGFIPMLSLDFYKSFLSTSFSYFTTLRATTMANTS; from the exons ATGTTTGGAAAAGTAAAGCTTGAAACAGCAGTAAGATTCACTATGATGTGCACCCGACTAAGTGCTTGTTTGGCACCTTCAACCAGTGCCTCAAGTTTGGAAATAATTCTACACAAAGTCTACTGGTGGATTGCCCTCTGCATTTCATTATCATTCAGTTTACCAATAATGTACGATCTTTATTTGAATCGCGATGACGTGAATAACATCATGTTGAACATGGCCGAATTGTGTCCGATTTGTACGACGACCGTAAAATTGTTCCTATGCAAATACAACGAACAAAAACTACAG GCGTGTGTTGCGGAATTGGAACACTTTGTGGCAACAGCGAGTCGGCGGGAACGGCAACTCCTGCAGCATTACGTAGACAGGTGTATTTCGGTTCATTACTTCATGTTGTTCTGCATCGTATCTACAATCTTTGGCTTCAGCAGTGTGCCTATATTTCTTCCCCAGCCATACCCAACGCACGCGACATATCCTTTCAAAGTCGAAACAGATTTGCTGAAAAACATGATACGCGCTTTTCAAATATTAGCTATTGTCCAGACTGCGCTTTTCGTATCAATAGATGCTCAATTTTCAACTCTCATCTGGTTCACCGGTGCTCGTTTCGAACTTTTATCGGAGGAACTGCGGAAGGTTTCCGATGTAGCACAAATTCACGCATGTGTCAGGAAACATCAAAATGTGTTACG ATTCGCAGAAGATGTAAATTTACTCACACGTTTTGTTGTCAGCGGTGTTGGAATCAGTACGGCCATAGGGACAATTTGTGGTGGCATACAGTTGCTTCAG GATGTAACAGCGATGGTCAAGGCACGATTCGTTAGTTTCGTAATGGTTGGTGCTCTGGAACTCTTCACGTACGCTTGGCCAGCTGAACATTTGGTAAAAATT AGTGAAGACGTCGGCTACTCCGCATACAGTGCAAGATGGACAGGCCAAAAGCCCGAAATGACGAATCTCCTCTTTATCGTCATGCAGAGAGCCCGGAAACCAGCATCGATTTCTGTCAGTGGATTTATTCCAATGCTATCTCTGGACTTTTATAAATCG TTCTTGTCAACATCGTTTTCCTATTTCACCACGCTACGAGCGACGACTATGGCGAACACATCTTAA
- the LOC107227031 gene encoding putative odorant receptor 92a isoform X2, producing the protein MFGKVKLETAVRFTMMCTRLSACLAPSTSASSLEIILHKVYWWIALCISLSFSLPIMYDLYLNRDDVNNIMLNMAELCPICTTTVKLFLCKYNEQKLQACVAELEHFVATASRRERQLLQHYVDRCISVHYFMLFCIVSTIFGFSSVPIFLPQPYPTHATYPFKVETDLLKNMIRAFQILAIVQTALFVSIDAQFSTLIWFTGARFELLSEELRKVSDVAQIHACVRKHQNVLRFAEDVNLLTRFVVSGVGISTAIGTICGGIQLLQDVTAMVKARFVSFVMVGALELFTYAWPAEHLSEDVGYSAYSARWTGQKPEMTNLLFIVMQRARKPASISVSGFIPMLSLDFYKSFLSTSFSYFTTLRATTMANTS; encoded by the exons ATGTTTGGAAAAGTAAAGCTTGAAACAGCAGTAAGATTCACTATGATGTGCACCCGACTAAGTGCTTGTTTGGCACCTTCAACCAGTGCCTCAAGTTTGGAAATAATTCTACACAAAGTCTACTGGTGGATTGCCCTCTGCATTTCATTATCATTCAGTTTACCAATAATGTACGATCTTTATTTGAATCGCGATGACGTGAATAACATCATGTTGAACATGGCCGAATTGTGTCCGATTTGTACGACGACCGTAAAATTGTTCCTATGCAAATACAACGAACAAAAACTACAG GCGTGTGTTGCGGAATTGGAACACTTTGTGGCAACAGCGAGTCGGCGGGAACGGCAACTCCTGCAGCATTACGTAGACAGGTGTATTTCGGTTCATTACTTCATGTTGTTCTGCATCGTATCTACAATCTTTGGCTTCAGCAGTGTGCCTATATTTCTTCCCCAGCCATACCCAACGCACGCGACATATCCTTTCAAAGTCGAAACAGATTTGCTGAAAAACATGATACGCGCTTTTCAAATATTAGCTATTGTCCAGACTGCGCTTTTCGTATCAATAGATGCTCAATTTTCAACTCTCATCTGGTTCACCGGTGCTCGTTTCGAACTTTTATCGGAGGAACTGCGGAAGGTTTCCGATGTAGCACAAATTCACGCATGTGTCAGGAAACATCAAAATGTGTTACG ATTCGCAGAAGATGTAAATTTACTCACACGTTTTGTTGTCAGCGGTGTTGGAATCAGTACGGCCATAGGGACAATTTGTGGTGGCATACAGTTGCTTCAG GATGTAACAGCGATGGTCAAGGCACGATTCGTTAGTTTCGTAATGGTTGGTGCTCTGGAACTCTTCACGTACGCTTGGCCAGCTGAACATTTG AGTGAAGACGTCGGCTACTCCGCATACAGTGCAAGATGGACAGGCCAAAAGCCCGAAATGACGAATCTCCTCTTTATCGTCATGCAGAGAGCCCGGAAACCAGCATCGATTTCTGTCAGTGGATTTATTCCAATGCTATCTCTGGACTTTTATAAATCG TTCTTGTCAACATCGTTTTCCTATTTCACCACGCTACGAGCGACGACTATGGCGAACACATCTTAA